One Vicinamibacterales bacterium genomic window carries:
- a CDS encoding carboxypeptidase-like regulatory domain-containing protein gives MPEPATRVARLGALAALTALAVAAGAQERPGEGTIAGRVVDATTGQPVSAAVVAVAGFASGANAPASRILTDGEGRFLLRGLNLPGNIDVIAAKSGYAEGAYGQNRPNGSRQNVELTAARKTADIVIRLWRYAAITGTVTDEAGEPLVRVQVRAVQRRAGMARGFSGAGGAAMTDDRGVYRISSLLPGDYIVITSQPGLSAPAGIFADVARTGRASGELAALVAGRSMGELAAGLSLQGVRVGDALYATGRGTVTPPPPAGTRMQIYPPTFHPGSTVPSQAAIVTVAAGEERASIDLHLTPVTTLRVSGTLIGPSGPAGMVPLRLTPGSVDLIAPEALTAVGVTDASGAFVFPAVVPGSYVLRAEPRESPNQTWLAMPLAVGGDDVDGIVATLQPPLRVTARTRFEGNAPPPSLTPPQGRMVTPLFTLEPEDGGPAVPPGVAALSANESLTLTGFPPGRYRVRVNNSPPGWMFKAAMLDGVDVSLNSFEFSRDVADLLLVFTDRWSGVGGVVQGASADRAVVMLFPADSRAWVDAGPSPRRLRTARVDARGSFGMRSVPAGDYYVVAIPDEQAGDWRDPAVLEALARIATQVTVTEGEHKMIDLVVKEMRQ, from the coding sequence ATGCCTGAGCCCGCGACACGCGTCGCGCGACTCGGCGCGCTCGCGGCGCTGACGGCCTTGGCGGTCGCGGCCGGCGCCCAGGAGCGGCCCGGCGAAGGGACGATCGCAGGGCGCGTGGTCGACGCGACGACCGGGCAACCGGTGAGCGCGGCAGTCGTAGCGGTCGCGGGATTCGCCTCCGGCGCCAATGCGCCCGCGTCCCGGATTCTGACGGACGGGGAGGGACGGTTCCTGCTCCGCGGCCTCAACCTGCCCGGCAACATCGACGTCATCGCGGCGAAGAGCGGGTACGCCGAGGGGGCGTACGGTCAGAACCGGCCGAACGGCTCGCGGCAGAACGTCGAGCTCACGGCCGCTCGCAAGACCGCCGACATCGTCATTCGCTTGTGGCGATACGCCGCGATTACCGGCACGGTCACCGACGAGGCCGGCGAGCCGCTCGTGCGGGTGCAGGTGCGCGCCGTGCAGCGGCGCGCGGGGATGGCGCGCGGATTCTCCGGCGCCGGCGGCGCGGCGATGACCGACGACCGCGGCGTGTATCGCATCAGCTCGCTTCTGCCGGGCGATTACATCGTCATTACCTCGCAGCCCGGTCTGTCGGCGCCGGCGGGCATCTTCGCCGACGTCGCCCGCACCGGACGGGCCAGCGGCGAGCTTGCCGCGCTCGTGGCGGGACGATCGATGGGCGAGCTCGCCGCGGGACTCAGTCTGCAGGGCGTGCGCGTCGGTGACGCGTTGTATGCCACCGGTCGCGGAACGGTCACGCCGCCGCCTCCGGCCGGCACACGAATGCAGATCTATCCGCCGACGTTCCACCCCGGTTCGACCGTCCCCTCGCAGGCGGCGATCGTCACTGTCGCGGCCGGCGAAGAGCGCGCGTCGATCGATCTTCATCTCACGCCGGTCACGACGCTGCGTGTGTCCGGCACGCTGATCGGCCCCTCCGGGCCGGCGGGAATGGTGCCGCTCCGCCTCACGCCGGGCAGCGTCGATCTGATCGCGCCGGAAGCGCTCACCGCCGTCGGTGTCACGGACGCGTCCGGCGCGTTCGTGTTTCCGGCCGTCGTGCCGGGCAGTTATGTGCTCAGAGCCGAACCGCGCGAGTCTCCGAACCAGACCTGGCTCGCGATGCCGCTGGCGGTGGGCGGGGACGACGTGGACGGGATCGTCGCGACCCTGCAGCCGCCGCTGCGAGTGACGGCGCGAACGCGGTTCGAGGGGAACGCCCCGCCCCCCTCGCTCACCCCGCCGCAGGGTCGAATGGTGACGCCCCTCTTTACGCTCGAGCCCGAAGATGGCGGCCCGGCCGTGCCACCAGGAGTGGCGGCGCTGAGCGCCAACGAGAGTCTGACGCTCACCGGGTTTCCGCCCGGACGCTACCGCGTGCGGGTGAACAACTCCCCGCCGGGGTGGATGTTCAAGGCGGCGATGCTCGACGGTGTCGACGTGTCGCTGAATTCGTTCGAATTCTCGCGCGACGTCGCGGATCTCCTGCTGGTGTTCACCGATCGCTGGAGCGGTGTCGGCGGGGTCGTCCAGGGGGCGTCCGCCGATCGCGCGGTCGTGATGCTGTTCCCGGCCGACAGCCGCGCCTGGGTCGACGCCGGGCCGAGCCCGCGTCGGTTGCGCACGGCCAGGGTGGACGCCAGGGGCTCCTTCGGTATGCGCTCGGTTCCCGCCGGCGACTACTACGTCGTCGCCATCCCTGACGAACAGGCAGGCGACTGGCGCGATCCGGCCGTCCTGGAGGCTCTGGCGCGGATCGCGACCCAGGTGACCGTCACCGAGGGAGAGCACAAGATGATCGACCTCGTGGTGAAGGAGATGCGGCAGTGA
- a CDS encoding N(4)-(beta-N-acetylglucosaminyl)-L-asparaginase has translation MTDKISRREFVVTSTAGLAAAAGAPALAQAPAVVTRKPVKPAVIASANGNQYKNGGDKTCVETAFAMMTAGRDVLESLIAGVNIVELDPADTSVGYGGLPNAEGIVQLDSCCMHGPLKRAGGVGALEGVRTPSLVAYRVMQETDHHLIVGKGAQEFARAMGFKIEDDLNTEQSRKTWLEWKRRTDPLHYLDPIKREAAIRRVNLDMIDEGWIDANHFYGTINCDGVNAKGEVCGVTTTSGLSWKIPGRLGDSPILGAGLYVDNEVGAAGSTGRGEANLYNLTSYLIVEHMRRGMHPKDAGLEALKRIKANTVEQRLRKANGDPNFNISFYVLSNTGEYAGVSMYGGKNVNYAVCTEQGAKTLPMEPLLQGSATD, from the coding sequence ATGACCGACAAGATCTCCCGCCGCGAATTCGTCGTCACCAGCACCGCCGGCCTCGCTGCGGCGGCGGGCGCGCCGGCGCTGGCGCAGGCGCCGGCGGTCGTCACCAGGAAGCCGGTGAAGCCGGCGGTGATCGCGTCCGCCAACGGCAACCAGTACAAGAACGGCGGCGACAAGACCTGCGTCGAGACGGCGTTCGCGATGATGACGGCCGGCCGGGACGTGCTCGAGTCGCTGATCGCCGGCGTCAACATCGTCGAGCTCGATCCGGCGGACACGAGCGTCGGCTACGGCGGCCTGCCCAACGCCGAGGGGATCGTGCAGCTCGACTCGTGCTGCATGCACGGACCGCTGAAGCGCGCCGGCGGGGTCGGCGCGCTCGAAGGCGTGCGGACGCCGTCGCTCGTCGCCTACCGGGTGATGCAGGAAACCGATCATCATCTGATCGTCGGCAAGGGGGCGCAGGAGTTCGCGCGGGCGATGGGCTTCAAGATCGAGGATGATCTCAACACCGAGCAGTCGCGCAAGACCTGGCTCGAATGGAAGCGGCGCACCGACCCGCTGCACTACCTCGATCCGATCAAGCGCGAGGCGGCGATTCGCCGCGTGAACCTCGACATGATCGACGAGGGCTGGATCGATGCGAATCATTTCTACGGGACGATCAACTGCGACGGCGTGAACGCGAAGGGGGAGGTCTGCGGCGTGACCACCACCAGCGGCCTGTCGTGGAAGATCCCGGGCCGGCTCGGCGATTCGCCGATTCTCGGCGCCGGGCTCTACGTCGACAACGAAGTCGGCGCCGCGGGATCGACCGGGCGCGGCGAAGCCAACCTGTACAACCTGACGTCCTACCTGATCGTCGAGCACATGCGGCGCGGGATGCACCCGAAGGATGCCGGGCTCGAGGCGTTGAAGCGGATCAAGGCCAACACCGTCGAGCAGCGCCTGCGCAAGGCCAACGGCGATCCCAACTTCAACATCAGCTTCTACGTGCTGAGCAACACCGGCGAGTACGCCGGCGTCTCGATGTACGGTGGCAAGAACGTCAACTACGCCGTCTGCACGGAGCAGGGGGCGAAGACGCTGCCGATGGAGCCGCTGCTGCAGGGAAGCGCGACCGATTGA
- a CDS encoding carboxypeptidase-like regulatory domain-containing protein — translation MIGAAAVLVLLLDAQQTPAPRDARPASVAPTGRITGVVVSDEPQPRPLRRARVVLSGGGLEMPLTAITADDGAFVFEALPAGRFTITASKDAYVSMAYGARRTGRPGTGVQIAAGQSAAVTLRLPRGAVITGTILDVDGRPAAGVSVYAVYPRPGTAFTDRVWSTAPGTAAAVSDDRGVYRIYGLAAGEYLVSAIPQARFPFTSGPPSQEIRVMLRGNAVSRPMTLAPVLHPGVADVSRAARVLVRAGEERGGIDVQLEYVPLATVSGTVAAPAGWAPARVTLWRTDDTAQPPGGPVVSTDEQGRFTFRGVSPGNYRVAARITQLPGSGRGAQLTGAVYYGAADVAVAGDDVDGLALSLQPGLTLSGRIVFETDRAAAPALPFQLRINPPASFNSAGGNWPMPPVVIDGATFRIEGLLPGPYRMFSVPQGIRAPIGSWWLKSISAAGRELLDTPIALLHSVDDAVATFTDRASELAGTVRDRQGASVPDLWIVAYPVDRSGWFFNSRRIAAARSGRNGEWSVRNLPPGEYRVAATDLEQNEWFDPAVLERLLPGATPLRITGPEKYTVDLVLR, via the coding sequence GTGATCGGCGCGGCGGCGGTTCTCGTGCTCCTCCTCGACGCGCAGCAGACGCCGGCGCCGCGGGATGCGCGCCCCGCCTCCGTCGCGCCGACCGGCCGGATCACCGGAGTGGTGGTGAGCGACGAGCCGCAGCCGCGTCCGCTGCGTCGCGCGCGCGTCGTTCTCAGCGGCGGCGGACTCGAGATGCCGTTGACGGCGATTACGGCCGATGACGGCGCCTTTGTTTTCGAGGCTTTGCCGGCGGGACGATTCACGATCACTGCGAGCAAGGACGCCTACGTCAGCATGGCGTACGGCGCGCGCCGCACCGGGCGGCCCGGGACCGGCGTCCAGATTGCCGCCGGCCAATCCGCAGCCGTGACGCTGCGCTTGCCGCGCGGCGCCGTGATCACCGGGACGATCCTCGACGTCGACGGACGGCCGGCCGCCGGGGTCTCTGTTTACGCGGTGTACCCGCGCCCCGGAACCGCCTTCACCGACCGGGTGTGGAGCACTGCCCCGGGAACTGCCGCCGCGGTCTCGGACGATCGCGGCGTGTACCGGATCTACGGTCTTGCCGCGGGCGAGTACCTCGTCTCGGCCATTCCTCAGGCGCGGTTTCCATTCACGAGCGGCCCGCCATCTCAGGAGATCCGCGTGATGCTGCGCGGCAACGCGGTGTCGCGGCCGATGACGCTCGCACCGGTGCTGCACCCGGGCGTTGCCGATGTGAGCCGCGCCGCGCGCGTGCTGGTCCGCGCAGGGGAGGAACGCGGCGGCATCGACGTGCAGCTGGAGTACGTGCCGCTCGCGACCGTCAGCGGCACGGTGGCGGCGCCTGCCGGATGGGCACCGGCGCGCGTGACGCTGTGGAGGACCGACGACACCGCGCAGCCGCCGGGCGGACCCGTGGTCAGCACGGACGAACAGGGGCGCTTCACCTTCCGCGGCGTGAGTCCGGGCAATTACCGCGTCGCCGCGCGCATCACCCAACTTCCCGGCAGCGGGCGGGGCGCACAATTGACCGGCGCGGTCTACTACGGCGCCGCGGACGTCGCGGTCGCCGGCGACGACGTCGACGGGCTGGCCTTGTCCCTGCAGCCGGGACTGACGCTCAGCGGCCGCATCGTCTTTGAAACCGATCGCGCGGCCGCTCCTGCGCTGCCGTTCCAGCTCAGGATCAACCCGCCCGCCTCGTTCAACAGCGCGGGCGGAAACTGGCCGATGCCGCCGGTCGTCATCGACGGCGCCACCTTCCGGATCGAAGGGCTCCTGCCGGGGCCGTATCGAATGTTCTCGGTTCCACAAGGAATCCGCGCGCCGATCGGATCGTGGTGGTTGAAGTCGATCTCCGCCGCAGGACGCGAACTGCTCGACACGCCGATCGCGCTGCTGCACAGCGTGGACGATGCGGTGGCGACGTTCACCGATCGCGCCAGCGAACTCGCGGGAACGGTGCGCGACCGGCAGGGCGCGTCCGTCCCCGACCTCTGGATCGTGGCGTACCCCGTCGACCGCAGCGGATGGTTCTTCAATTCCCGGCGCATCGCCGCCGCGCGTTCCGGACGGAACGGGGAGTGGAGTGTCCGCAACCTGCCCCCGGGCGAATACCGGGTGGCGGCCACCGACCTCGAGCAGAACGAATGGTTCGATCCGGCGGTGCTGGAACGGCTGCTGCCGGGCGCCACTCCGCTCCGCATCACCGGCCCCGAGAAATACACCGTGGACCTGGTTCTCCGCTGA
- a CDS encoding ADOP family duplicated permease, whose translation MLQDLRYTLRAIAKRPSFAIGTMLVLGLAVGVNTAVFSLLNAMLMRPLPVEAPGRLAFIYHSDERRMTGYRAYQELRAGTADVFADLAARGGDAARLRTDGDAIPLTGEAVTPNYFDVIGVGAALGRTFSAADAAPGAPPVALISDGLWRSQFAADPDVIGRRLRLDAGSPYSGVYSAARDYTIAGVLPRSFTGTGNPWQPARYWVLIEQRFADLRAAWGDRIRLEDRPAVPIGRLAPGITLARARTSVEAAAAEILRRSPDPVAAGHTFRTLAARRVTLPFQGAYYMDMPRITATLTAVGTILLLIAGVNLAGMLLARGVARRSEIAIRLSLGIGRARLLRHLLAESVLLALGAGVLGLFVARLAVLAALHGFPSQVPGGSGVTIAIDVPIDRRVVAFAFASGLATALLTGLAPAWQALRIDLLAALGGSATTTGQSRSRLRRLVLIPQIAMALVLLLVTGVFVRSMLRVELAPAGFDPRQVVTLEVLLPQRAIEPHDARRGQSKAMIALQDRILARLRSVAGVRSAAVAGASFDGLPLARGTTSIIARSDYETTRQYRGVRQGFVSPDYFRTLGIPLLRGRDFDAREAAEDASSVIVSERFANDVWPGRDPIGEQIATHSPDSPYPIRWRTVIGVAGSVTLPSEEFAWPVFYSPIAREALMGTTFLIAGDGNAAELGAAAREAVRAVDATVLVTHVRPLEDVVSGLRYPRRFTAGTVGASGITALLLAAIGVFALMSYAVAQRLAEIGVRMVLGAGRRDVIRLILRDGASVALGGIGLGFALAFAAIRYASHAIVPLPAADAATFVVVPVVLASVVLLACYIPARRAASVDPLIVLRQP comes from the coding sequence ATGCTTCAGGATCTGCGCTACACACTGCGGGCGATCGCCAAGCGCCCGTCCTTCGCGATCGGCACGATGCTGGTGCTGGGGCTCGCGGTCGGCGTGAACACGGCGGTGTTCAGCCTGCTGAACGCGATGCTCATGCGTCCGCTGCCCGTCGAGGCGCCGGGACGCCTCGCGTTCATCTATCACAGCGACGAGCGGCGCATGACCGGCTATCGCGCCTACCAGGAGCTTCGCGCCGGCACCGCCGATGTGTTTGCGGATCTCGCGGCGCGCGGCGGCGACGCGGCGCGCTTGCGGACCGATGGCGACGCCATTCCGCTGACCGGCGAGGCGGTCACTCCCAACTACTTCGACGTGATCGGCGTCGGCGCGGCGCTCGGCCGCACCTTCAGCGCCGCGGACGCGGCTCCCGGCGCCCCGCCGGTGGCGCTCATCAGCGACGGACTCTGGCGATCGCAGTTCGCCGCGGATCCCGACGTCATCGGCCGCAGGCTTCGCCTCGACGCCGGCAGTCCGTACTCGGGCGTGTACTCGGCGGCGCGGGACTACACCATCGCCGGCGTCCTGCCGCGCTCGTTCACCGGGACCGGCAACCCGTGGCAGCCCGCCCGCTACTGGGTGCTGATCGAGCAGCGCTTCGCGGATCTGCGCGCCGCGTGGGGCGATCGAATCCGCCTCGAAGACCGGCCCGCCGTGCCGATCGGGCGGCTCGCCCCCGGGATCACCCTGGCTCGGGCGCGCACCTCGGTCGAAGCGGCGGCGGCCGAGATCCTGCGCCGTTCGCCGGACCCGGTCGCGGCGGGACACACCTTCCGCACGCTCGCCGCGCGTCGCGTGACGCTGCCGTTCCAGGGCGCGTACTACATGGACATGCCGCGCATCACGGCAACCCTGACGGCGGTCGGCACGATCCTGCTGTTGATCGCCGGAGTCAACCTGGCCGGCATGCTGCTCGCCCGCGGCGTGGCGCGGCGGTCCGAGATTGCCATCCGGCTCAGCCTCGGCATCGGGCGCGCGCGCCTGCTGCGCCACCTGCTCGCCGAGAGCGTGCTGCTCGCACTGGGTGCCGGCGTGCTCGGACTGTTCGTCGCCAGGCTCGCCGTCCTCGCCGCGCTGCACGGCTTCCCCTCGCAGGTGCCGGGCGGCAGCGGCGTCACCATCGCCATCGACGTGCCGATCGATCGCCGCGTCGTGGCGTTCGCGTTCGCCAGCGGACTGGCGACCGCGCTGCTGACCGGGCTGGCGCCGGCCTGGCAGGCGCTGCGGATCGATCTGCTGGCGGCGCTCGGCGGCAGTGCGACGACGACCGGCCAGTCGCGATCGCGGCTGCGGCGGCTGGTGCTGATTCCGCAGATCGCGATGGCGCTCGTGCTGCTGCTCGTCACCGGCGTCTTCGTCCGGAGCATGCTGCGCGTCGAGCTCGCGCCGGCCGGTTTCGATCCCCGGCAGGTCGTCACCCTGGAAGTGCTGCTGCCGCAGCGCGCGATCGAGCCGCACGACGCACGGCGCGGGCAGTCGAAGGCGATGATCGCGCTCCAGGACAGGATCCTCGCGCGGCTCCGGTCCGTGGCCGGCGTCCGCAGCGCGGCGGTGGCGGGCGCGTCGTTCGACGGCCTTCCCCTCGCGCGCGGGACCACCTCGATCATTGCGCGATCCGATTACGAGACGACGCGGCAGTACCGGGGCGTGCGGCAGGGGTTCGTCTCGCCGGACTATTTCAGGACGCTCGGCATTCCGCTGCTGCGCGGGCGCGACTTCGACGCGCGGGAAGCGGCGGAGGACGCCTCGTCGGTCATCGTCTCCGAACGGTTCGCCAACGACGTCTGGCCCGGGCGCGACCCGATCGGCGAGCAGATCGCCACGCACTCGCCCGACAGCCCCTATCCGATTCGCTGGCGCACCGTGATCGGCGTGGCCGGATCGGTGACGCTGCCCTCCGAGGAATTCGCCTGGCCGGTCTTCTATTCGCCGATCGCGCGCGAGGCGCTGATGGGGACCACGTTCCTGATCGCCGGCGACGGGAATGCCGCCGAGCTGGGCGCCGCCGCGAGGGAGGCCGTCCGCGCGGTGGACGCGACGGTGCTGGTGACGCACGTGCGCCCGCTGGAGGACGTGGTCAGCGGTCTTCGCTATCCGCGGCGTTTCACCGCCGGGACGGTGGGCGCCTCGGGGATCACCGCGCTGCTGCTTGCCGCCATCGGCGTGTTCGCGCTGATGTCCTACGCGGTCGCGCAGCGCCTTGCCGAGATCGGCGTGCGGATGGTGCTCGGCGCCGGCAGGCGCGATGTCATTCGCCTCATCCTGCGCGACGGCGCGTCGGTGGCGCTGGGCGGCATCGGACTCGGCTTCGCGCTGGCGTTCGCGGCCATCCGCTACGCGTCGCACGCGATCGTGCCCCTGCCCGCGGCCGACGCCGCCACGTTCGTCGTCGTCCCGGTCGTACTCGCATCCGTCGTGCTGCTCGCCTGTTACATCCCTGCGCGGCGCGCCGCGTCCGTGGATCCGCTCATCGTCCTGCGCCAGCCATGA